One genomic region from Candidatus Delongbacteria bacterium encodes:
- a CDS encoding metallophosphoesterase has translation MKKIFVMFSIVLMAVSCSDNDSVSSKGEPTAKIVTVSDLHYFNPDYVDVSNPDYQTYLMMDRKLITESDALLNAFKSEMISRTDIEYIFIPGDITKDGEKTSHQKVATILRDIEASGKKIYVVPGNHDINNGMAMSFSGSTIPVDAVTPDEFSEIYSEFGYSEALYRDTNSLSYMVKLKDNLWLLGLDDCKYNSNQFGEHPHTDGKLSDATMGWIREKLEEAKSKNITVLGMIHHGIVPHFEYQPIMFPEYLTDDFATVSSELADNGLNVIFTGHYHANDIAKTTSINNNEIYDIETGSLVTYPCPYRIVELKKDRTLQVSTKHIENINFDLGNFGSFQDYALNYINTGLQVLVPYMLMQYGATQNQAEFLTPYMVKAFIAHYEGDETADQEDLLLCQQLIQSSNANEQMFGAALFSIWNDPAPADNNILIDLN, from the coding sequence ATGAAAAAAATTTTTGTTATGTTTTCCATTGTCTTAATGGCTGTTTCATGTTCTGATAATGATTCTGTTAGTTCTAAAGGAGAGCCTACAGCGAAAATTGTTACAGTTTCTGATCTACATTACTTCAATCCTGATTATGTAGATGTTTCCAATCCTGACTATCAAACATATCTAATGATGGATAGAAAACTAATTACCGAAAGTGATGCACTTTTAAATGCATTTAAAAGCGAAATGATATCCAGAACTGATATCGAGTATATTTTTATACCTGGAGATATTACAAAAGATGGTGAAAAAACATCACATCAAAAAGTTGCGACTATTTTACGTGATATAGAAGCATCGGGTAAGAAGATTTATGTTGTGCCTGGAAATCATGACATAAACAATGGAATGGCAATGAGTTTTTCGGGATCAACTATACCGGTTGATGCAGTCACTCCAGATGAATTTTCAGAAATATATTCTGAATTTGGATATAGTGAAGCTCTATATCGTGATACAAATTCTTTAAGCTACATGGTTAAACTTAAGGATAATTTATGGCTTTTAGGGTTAGATGATTGCAAATATAATTCTAATCAATTTGGCGAGCATCCACATACTGATGGAAAACTAAGTGATGCAACAATGGGTTGGATTCGAGAAAAATTAGAAGAAGCAAAATCTAAAAATATCACAGTTCTAGGGATGATTCATCACGGAATTGTTCCTCATTTTGAATACCAGCCTATAATGTTTCCTGAATATTTGACAGATGACTTCGCTACTGTTTCATCTGAACTAGCTGATAATGGTTTGAATGTAATTTTCACTGGGCATTATCATGCAAATGATATAGCAAAAACAACTAGTATTAACAATAATGAGATTTATGATATTGAGACAGGCTCATTAGTTACATATCCTTGTCCATATAGAATTGTTGAACTGAAAAAAGATAGAACATTACAAGTATCAACTAAGCATATTGAGAATATCAATTTTGATTTAGGAAATTTTGGTTCTTTTCAGGACTATGCTCTTAATTATATTAATACAGGTTTACAAGTTTTAGTACCGTATATGCTCATGCAATATGGAGCTACACAAAATCAAGCAGAATTCTTAACACCATATATGGTTAAAGCTTTTATTGCCCATTACGAAGGAGATGAAACTGCAGATCAGGAAGATCTTCTTCTTTGCCAACAATTGATACAAAGTTCGAATGCTAATGAACAGATGTTTGGAGCTGCTCTTTTCTCAATATGGAATGACCCTGCTCCAGCAGATAATAACATTTTGATAGATTTAAACTAA
- a CDS encoding GntR family transcriptional regulator, translated as MIITIQNSSPDPIYKQIFDQIKKQIICGDLKAGEKLPSIREMAKELSISIITIKRTYTDLENEKLIETVIGKGSFVSDINNELLKEKKFALLQDLIEKIVDEAKKLGISKKEIVEVLDEFY; from the coding sequence ATGATAATAACGATTCAAAACTCTTCTCCAGATCCAATCTATAAGCAGATTTTCGATCAGATAAAAAAGCAGATAATCTGTGGAGATCTAAAAGCTGGAGAAAAACTACCGTCTATCAGAGAGATGGCTAAAGAACTTTCGATTAGTATTATCACAATTAAAAGAACTTATACTGATCTTGAAAATGAAAAGTTGATTGAAACAGTAATTGGTAAGGGTTCGTTTGTTAGTGATATAAATAATGAGCTATTGAAGGAAAAGAAATTTGCATTACTTCAAGACTTAATTGAAAAAATAGTTGATGAGGCAAAAAAACTTGGGATATCGAAAAAAGAGATTGTGGAGGTACTAGATGAGTTCTACTAA
- a CDS encoding ABC transporter ATP-binding protein, which translates to MSSTKICVNVKNLSKRIGKFELKDISIEIPYGYVMGIAGRNGSGKTTLINHVLNLLTQDSGIITVFDKEYPNNEVEIKDKIGFVFEEFHYLQNLSVDKMKNLIAPFYKSWNDKYFYEQINKFNIDKTSKLKKLSKGQKQIFSLIIALSHDTNLLVLDEPFSGVDAKSKASLIQILKDYTSNEQRSIIFCSHNSEELESLCDLITILQNGEVFSTGTVDELLDSYVILSGSKDNIDEDLRSKIINYSENSFGFKGIVKTEDSSQFTNIKSERVTIKDILEIV; encoded by the coding sequence ATGAGTTCTACTAAAATTTGTGTAAATGTAAAGAATTTATCCAAACGTATTGGAAAATTTGAACTTAAAGATATTTCAATTGAAATACCTTACGGCTATGTGATGGGTATTGCAGGTAGAAATGGATCGGGTAAAACAACTTTGATAAATCATGTTCTAAATTTATTGACTCAAGATAGCGGGATCATCACAGTTTTTGACAAAGAATATCCGAACAATGAAGTAGAAATTAAAGATAAAATAGGATTTGTATTTGAAGAGTTTCATTACTTACAAAACCTGAGTGTTGATAAAATGAAAAATCTAATTGCTCCATTTTATAAATCATGGAATGATAAATACTTTTATGAGCAAATCAATAAGTTCAATATTGATAAAACAAGTAAGTTAAAGAAATTATCTAAAGGTCAAAAACAGATTTTTTCGCTAATAATTGCTCTTTCCCATGATACAAACCTTCTGGTCTTAGATGAACCTTTTTCTGGAGTAGATGCAAAGTCTAAAGCTAGTCTAATTCAAATATTAAAAGATTATACAAGTAATGAACAAAGGTCAATTATTTTTTGCTCGCATAATTCTGAAGAATTGGAATCTCTTTGTGACCTTATAACAATCCTGCAAAATGGTGAAGTGTTTAGTACTGGAACAGTTGACGAACTGCTGGATTCCTATGTAATTCTTAGTGGTTCTAAAGATAATATTGATGAAGATTTGAGATCTAAAATTATTAACTACTCAGAAAATAGCTTTGGATTTAAAGGAATAGTTAAAACTGAAGATTCTTCACAATTCACTAATATCAAAAGTGAGAGAGTGACAATAAAAGATATCTTAGAGATAGTTTAA
- a CDS encoding 6-bladed beta-propeller: protein MKTSLTSAVMVVLIFFGCTGKHEFTEIKNNEGSLIALNNDIPYDVNYFPKIDSCFMIQNIWFYDSNVGPEHFFAIDSLGRIFVYNYKDNFIYNFDGKGTFLKKIGGNGYGPGELNNVNSIHIQNDKLRTFMIDQKKVNIYNLDGEFLHSKTIDNLMEKTPNWFDKGEFKIYEFSITPLGHDKYLRFFNGWNKYYYAEDISIITEDKTIKLDSRQKEFSMDKGALELLRNSINNQKLCIAENSKEKYKINIFDFDGRKLLEINKAYRKKKYPKAVKLAAKIANPNFDVSIIKYMQAIEDVKIDKYDRIWVKPFMNEFDPTSINVYDFFDKNGRYLNKIDIGVISNIKLETSIFFKDDKLMIIGKSNEKKESAIFVFDY, encoded by the coding sequence ATGAAAACTTCTTTAACATCTGCTGTAATGGTTGTTCTAATTTTCTTTGGTTGTACAGGAAAACATGAATTTACTGAAATAAAAAATAACGAAGGATCTTTAATTGCTCTTAACAATGATATCCCCTATGATGTAAATTACTTTCCAAAAATAGACTCCTGTTTTATGATACAAAATATCTGGTTTTACGATTCAAATGTAGGTCCAGAACACTTTTTTGCAATTGATAGTCTAGGTAGAATTTTCGTTTATAACTACAAAGATAATTTCATTTACAATTTTGATGGAAAAGGCACTTTTCTCAAGAAAATTGGAGGAAATGGTTATGGTCCTGGTGAGTTAAACAATGTTAACAGTATTCATATACAAAATGATAAACTTAGAACTTTTATGATTGATCAAAAAAAGGTTAACATATATAATTTGGATGGAGAATTTCTACACTCTAAAACGATCGATAACCTTATGGAAAAAACACCAAATTGGTTTGATAAGGGGGAATTTAAAATTTATGAATTTTCGATTACTCCACTTGGACATGATAAATATCTTCGGTTCTTTAATGGATGGAATAAATATTACTATGCAGAAGATATTTCAATCATTACTGAAGATAAAACTATTAAACTTGATAGTAGACAAAAAGAATTTTCTATGGATAAGGGTGCGTTAGAACTACTTAGAAATAGTATAAATAACCAGAAATTATGTATTGCTGAGAATAGCAAAGAAAAATACAAAATAAATATTTTTGACTTTGATGGAAGAAAATTACTTGAGATCAACAAAGCATACAGAAAGAAAAAATATCCAAAAGCGGTAAAACTAGCTGCAAAAATAGCAAATCCAAACTTTGATGTAAGTATTATTAAATATATGCAGGCTATAGAGGATGTCAAAATTGATAAATATGATAGAATCTGGGTAAAACCATTTATGAATGAATTCGACCCTACATCGATAAATGTTTATGATTTCTTTGATAAAAATGGAAGATACTTAAATAAAATTGATATTGGCGTAATTTCAAATATTAAATTAGAAACATCAATCTTCTTTAAAGATGACAAACTTATGATAATTGGAAAATCAAATGAAAAAAAAGAATCTGCAATATTTGTATTTGATTATTAA
- a CDS encoding AAA family ATPase, which yields MKKIPYGIANFEKIKENGDYYYVDKTKYIEELENLGGQYLFFLRPRRFGKSLFISMLEHYYDINRKEQFHQLFGDTYIGINPTKLKNSFPILKLNFSGIPTDKDVEQIENSFNIVILGNIEIFFSKYSKIYNITEDVKKEVLNTKNAGDMLNRFISKMSELGIKYYLLIDEYDNFANNILVHHGKERYMRVTHQAGFLRSFFAAIKVATESRAVERLFVTGVSPLVLSDVTSGMNIGDNISPQIIFNSMIGFNQNEVEEMLDYYITEKLIKTSERVEILELFKANYNNYCFSDNTSEKVYNSDMILYFFNKFSQEKKIPNSLIDENVRIDYGKLKFLVLADRKLNGNFSILSELVEKGEVDTELIHSFALSDIVEKSKFKSFLYYLGLVTLKKHLYGNEYMLTIPNETINTMMVNYIRQGLDEIYDLTLDVDFLQREYKKLAFNGEWQPIIGYILEKFYEATSLRDFILREHSIKMFMLAYLNVTPLYFVESEPELNKGYADIFLRKNYSITDLTKFEYIIELKYIKAEEYRKISLEEKKSGLVIEEVPENHLAKVKKEAIDQLERYAKSKKITCNLKKVVIICSAKELLVLEEVK from the coding sequence ATGAAAAAGATACCTTATGGAATTGCTAATTTCGAAAAAATTAAAGAAAATGGTGACTATTACTATGTAGATAAAACTAAATACATTGAAGAGTTAGAAAATCTAGGAGGTCAATATCTGTTCTTTTTACGACCACGTAGATTCGGTAAATCACTTTTTATTTCAATGCTGGAACATTATTATGACATAAACAGAAAAGAACAATTCCATCAACTTTTTGGCGACACGTATATAGGAATAAATCCAACAAAATTGAAGAATAGCTTTCCAATATTAAAACTAAATTTTTCTGGAATACCTACGGACAAAGATGTAGAACAAATTGAGAATTCATTTAACATAGTTATTTTAGGGAACATTGAGATATTTTTTTCTAAGTATAGTAAGATTTACAATATAACTGAGGATGTAAAAAAAGAAGTTTTAAATACCAAAAATGCAGGAGATATGCTTAATAGATTTATCTCAAAAATGTCTGAATTAGGAATTAAATATTATCTTCTAATTGACGAATATGACAATTTTGCCAATAATATTCTAGTTCATCATGGAAAAGAACGCTACATGAGAGTAACTCACCAAGCTGGTTTTTTACGGAGCTTTTTTGCAGCCATCAAAGTAGCTACAGAGTCCAGAGCTGTTGAAAGACTGTTTGTTACTGGAGTTTCACCACTTGTTTTATCTGATGTAACCAGTGGTATGAATATTGGTGACAATATATCTCCTCAAATTATTTTTAATTCTATGATAGGTTTTAACCAGAATGAAGTTGAGGAGATGCTTGATTATTACATCACCGAAAAACTTATAAAAACTTCTGAAAGAGTTGAGATTTTAGAGCTCTTTAAAGCTAATTACAATAATTATTGTTTCTCTGATAATACTTCTGAAAAAGTTTATAATTCAGATATGATTCTTTATTTTTTTAACAAATTTTCTCAAGAAAAAAAGATTCCCAATAGTCTTATTGACGAAAATGTACGAATTGATTACGGTAAATTGAAATTTTTAGTACTCGCAGACCGCAAACTTAATGGCAATTTTTCTATTCTCTCGGAACTTGTGGAAAAAGGTGAAGTAGATACAGAGCTTATTCATAGTTTTGCACTTAGTGACATTGTGGAGAAAAGTAAATTCAAGTCATTTTTATACTATCTAGGTCTAGTTACTTTAAAAAAGCATCTTTATGGAAATGAATATATGCTAACTATTCCAAATGAAACAATAAATACTATGATGGTGAATTATATTCGCCAAGGTTTAGATGAAATTTATGATTTAACTCTGGATGTTGATTTTTTACAAAGAGAATATAAAAAACTTGCTTTCAACGGTGAATGGCAACCTATTATTGGCTATATCCTTGAAAAATTCTACGAAGCTACTTCACTTAGAGATTTTATACTACGTGAGCATAGCATTAAAATGTTTATGTTAGCTTATCTGAATGTTACACCGCTTTACTTTGTTGAAAGCGAACCGGAACTAAATAAAGGCTACGCTGATATTTTTTTGAGAAAAAATTATAGTATCACTGATCTGACAAAATTTGAATACATCATTGAACTAAAGTATATCAAAGCTGAAGAATACAGAAAAATTAGTCTAGAAGAAAAAAAATCTGGTTTAGTTATTGAAGAAGTTCCTGAAAATCATTTGGCAAAAGTAAAGAAAGAAGCCATTGATCAGCTAGAAAGATATGCTAAAAGTAAGAAAATAACTTGTAATTTAAAAAAAGTAGTTATAATCTGTAGTGCGAAGGAATTATTGGTTTTGGAGGAAGTAAAGTAA
- a CDS encoding transposase — MFKLPEEVSSNLIDYVKERLNSVNSLIGHKLQNIFKYFFLEFFQKSFETELGNHLRYLKHQQDTKINLNRRNDYSAKQLKSEVAGEFSVKVPRGRKDSYGSEILGKHETSPSYFGSKTIVIIQGELGWLCLGLFITTYANILLR; from the coding sequence GTGTTCAAGTTACCTGAAGAAGTATCATCAAATTTAATAGATTATGTAAAAGAACGTTTAAATTCTGTAAATTCTTTAATAGGTCATAAACTCCAGAATATTTTTAAATATTTTTTCTTAGAATTTTTTCAAAAATCATTTGAGACCGAGCTAGGAAATCACCTAAGATATCTCAAGCACCAACAGGATACCAAAATAAATTTAAATAGAAGAAATGATTATTCTGCAAAACAGCTAAAATCAGAAGTTGCAGGAGAGTTTTCAGTTAAAGTTCCTAGAGGTAGAAAAGATAGTTATGGTTCAGAGATTTTGGGAAAACATGAAACAAGCCCTTCTTATTTTGGTTCGAAAACAATTGTTATTATACAAGGTGAATTAGGATGGCTTTGTTTAGGTTTATTTATCACTACTTATGCTAATATTTTATTGAGATAG
- the phnW gene encoding 2-aminoethylphosphonate--pyruvate transaminase → MDNLLDNIPENDYILLTPGPLSTTKTVKAAMLKDYCTWDDDYNNIVQDIRHNLVKLAVKNNPDDYTSILMQGSGTFSVEAVISTTVKPDDKLLVLANGAYGERIGQIASYLKIDCRVENFDERVQITPDDVENILTTDLDITYVAIVHCETTTGILNPVEDIGKIVKKYGKKYFVDAMSSFGGIEFYMDEISADFMVSSANKCIQGVPGFGFVLARKDELVMCKGNGRSLSLDLYDQWKTMEEKNGKWRYTSPTHVVRAFHLAMKELHEEGGIRSRERRYRDNHKTLVNGMRSIGFETLLSDDIMSPIITTFLYPTDDFNFNVLYEKLKKSGFVIYPGKISQADTFRIGSIGDVYPLDFERLVKSIEEAM, encoded by the coding sequence ATGGACAATCTGTTAGATAATATTCCCGAAAATGACTACATACTATTAACGCCGGGACCTTTAAGTACTACGAAAACGGTAAAAGCTGCAATGCTAAAGGATTATTGTACTTGGGATGATGACTACAATAATATTGTACAAGATATAAGACATAATCTGGTAAAATTGGCAGTGAAAAATAACCCTGATGATTATACATCAATACTTATGCAAGGAAGTGGTACATTTTCAGTAGAAGCTGTAATCAGTACGACAGTCAAACCAGATGACAAATTATTAGTTTTAGCTAATGGTGCTTATGGAGAAAGAATTGGACAAATAGCAAGCTATTTAAAAATAGATTGTAGAGTGGAAAATTTTGATGAAAGAGTACAGATTACACCTGACGATGTTGAAAATATCCTAACCACAGATTTAGATATTACATATGTTGCTATAGTTCATTGTGAGACAACAACTGGAATATTGAATCCTGTAGAAGATATCGGGAAGATAGTTAAAAAATATGGGAAAAAATATTTTGTTGATGCTATGTCAAGTTTTGGAGGGATCGAATTCTATATGGATGAGATTAGTGCTGATTTTATGGTGTCAAGTGCTAATAAATGTATCCAGGGAGTTCCTGGGTTTGGATTCGTTTTAGCAAGAAAAGATGAATTAGTTATGTGCAAAGGAAATGGAAGAAGTTTGAGTTTAGATCTATATGATCAGTGGAAAACTATGGAAGAAAAAAATGGGAAATGGAGATATACCTCACCAACTCACGTGGTAAGAGCATTTCATCTAGCTATGAAAGAGCTTCATGAAGAGGGTGGTATAAGATCAAGAGAAAGAAGATACAGAGATAATCACAAAACTTTAGTTAATGGGATGAGGAGTATAGGTTTCGAGACACTTCTATCAGATGATATTATGTCCCCAATCATTACAACATTTTTGTATCCAACTGATGATTTTAACTTTAATGTTCTTTATGAAAAATTAAAAAAAAGTGGCTTTGTTATATATCCGGGTAAAATTTCACAAGCAGATACTTTTAGAATAGGGTCAATTGGTGATGTTTATCCACTAGATTTTGAAAGATTAGTAAAATCAATCGAAGAAGCAATGTGA